The genomic region cgcattttcccgtgacgcacccgcatactatccggccctcacaagcaacgcctgtgtgaaagaggccatagggaGCGCGCCCCCCCTGGGTGTCGGGAGAGATGGGGAGCGCGCCCCCCCTGGGTGTCgggtagggttgggcgatataccggtatcacgatataccgcggtattaaaaaaacggcgatatggcgatatcgcagTTTCCTAAATATCGCGGTATTTCGTGATGTCATAGACCGCTTCTAAATCCGCGGCCGCCCGCCCCAGCGTGAAGTACCGTACGGCACATTTACAGAGTACTTGCGGCGCTCTTATCCATTCGGCCGGCGTGAGGGAGGGAAGGAATACTGTGACtcgcattcccggcacccgacctctgagaggactctgtgatccgcgcaattaatcCCAGCGCGgtgatcacagcgtcctctcagaggtcgggtgccgggaatgttcttaagtccctgcattggtggcagcagtgggcagttccgattggagtcccagcagtgtaatgctggggctccgatcggttaccatggcagccaggaagttactgaagccctggctgctatggtatgtTAGTAAgcggcattatactcacgtgcacagtggccgccgggcgctcctttttctcataggtctgtgcggcgcattgctaatgctataagcattagcaatgcgccgcacagacactgacagaagaaggagcgcccggcggccactgcgcacgtgagtataatgccgcTTACTAacataccatagcagccagggcttcagtaacttcctggctgccatggtaaccgatcggagccccagcattacactgctgggactccaatcggaactgcccactgccaccaatgatgggggacgaccctgtggcctccaaagattaatattggggagggaggagggggggggcccactgccaccaatgatggggggacgaccctgtggcctccaatgatttaatactggggagggaggggggcccactgccaccaatgatgggagggggaccctgtggccactgccaccaatgattaatacaattaacgtctccttgtggctgcccccatacagtgtaacgcctccttgtggctgcccccatacagtgtaacgcctccttgtggctgcccccatacagtgtaacgcctccttgtggctgcccccatacagtgtaacgcctccttgtggctgcccccatacagtgtaacgcctccttgtggctgcccccatacagtgtaacgcctccttgtggctgcccccatacagtgtaacgcctccttgtggctgcccccatacagtgtaacgcctccttgtggctgcccccatacagtataacgcctccttgtggctgcccccatacagtataacgtctccttgtggctgcccccatacagtgtaacgtctccttgtggccccaagtgtttttttcttctaaatgggcatttatcgcgatatatatcgttatcgcgataaatttcttaatatcgttatcgtgggtatatttttgatatcgtccaaccctagtgTCGGGAGAGATGGGGGAGCGCGCCCCCCCTGGGTGAATGGGTTGGGCCGCGGTTCCCTACACAGCGGGGTGGCTGGAGTGCTTCTGCCCAGGGTAGAATTAATAGTGGGTACAGCGCCGTGTCCCACTTTGTTCTCAAAATTGGTGGTGTccccagaggtcagacccccaatgatcataAAGTGACGGCGTATCCTAGTGATATATGCCATTATTTTATATGATGAgtatacccctttaagtggcgGAGTACAGGCcgtatctgggggggggggggggggcgatcaaTGCCAAGGAGCTGGGACCCAGCGgaaaggagcaggtaagtatgcttccctttgcaagtctgcccaaaaaaaaatagaggCCATATTTCCTGGTATGACCCCTTTAACTTTACAGGACTCCTATTCTGTTAGAAAGTCTCAGTGACCACCACGTTCAGGTAGCACAGTGTGAGGACCCCACCTAACAGCCCCTCCCAGGTATACTAGGGGGGTGCTATTTCGGGACACTGTCCCTTTGTACACAAGATGTGGCTGGACGCTGTCCTGGACTGTCTGAGTCAGCCACGTTCACTGACGGGAAGCAATTCCAGGAAATGACGGCCAGTCTGTAAACTTTTCCAAACTCCTTTAGAACTTTTTCCCTTGCAGGCAGGAGCAGGATCAGCCCAGTGCCCCCCGCCGCCCCTCTCGCCATGCCGAGGGGTCAGGTAGAGGCTTCCTGAAAACCCGAGGTGCTACAGGTGTCCGTGTGTCATCGGTCTCCGGTTACCTGTCCCAACCCCCCGGGAGacgtgtttaaccctttcatctcTTCTCCCCAGATGAGCCTCAAAATGGAGATCAGGAACGGAGGGTCACTGATTCTGGATCCCGGGTTCCAGCAGCAGCTGGAGGACTCGAGGGAGCAGCTAAAACGGGAGATCCAGAGGGAGCTGAAGATCAAGGAGGGGGCTGAGAACTTACGCAAAGTGTCAACGGACAAAAAGCATCAGGGCCACGTGGAGAGCCAGCTGAAGGCGTCCAACCGGCGCCTGCAAGAGCTGCACCGCCAACTGCAGGAGCTGAATGGCCGCATCGTCATTATGGAGAAGGACACCAAACAAGGCAACGAAAAGGGTTAAAGCGTTAGGTGGGATTAGGCAGAAAGTCGGTTTTCTACAAAACGGCGCCACCCTTGTCCACAGGCTGTGTCCGGTATTGCAGCGCAGCccttttcaagtgaatggggcttagtTGCCGTACCACACCCGGCCTTtaaacaagagtggcgctgtttcccaAACTCCTTGCTACCTAGTTATGTAGTAGTATAGGAGTTGGAGCTGATTTGCCATTTAGAGGAGTGGGAATGGTTGGTGACTATCTCTGGGAGCGGTCCGGGAAGCCATGTTTTGTTTTTCCGTCTTATATTTACATTACTACGTTGTTTCACAGACGGGGTGGTCTCTCCGGACCACTGTATATTCGATCAGAGCCTCGATCCAAGGCAGCGCAGAGTGGAAGCGCTGAAGAGGCAGCTGCACATAGAGAACAAGGTCCGACAAGGTGCAGAGAACATAATTCAGATGTTTTCCAGTGGAGCGTCGAAGGTGAGGATCGTCTCCGATCCAGCGCAAAAAGAGCAAATTCCTGTTGGTCAAGTTTCTAACAGAATGTATAAAATTTCAAATATTTCAGTGGAAAAGCAGTCAATTTTATGTTAAAGGTTATTTTCTCACCAGTACAAATATCcatgacattacttatcctgtactgatcccgagttacattgtgtattatactccagagctgcactcactattctgctggtgcagtcactgtgtacatacattacttatcctgtactgatcctgagttacatcctgtattatactccagagctgcactcgctattctgctggtgcagtcactgtgtacatacattacttatcctgtactgaccctgagttacatcctgtattatactccagagctgtactcactattctgctggtggagtcactgtgtacattacattacttatcctgtactgatcctgagttacatcctgtattatactccagagctgcactcactattctgctggtgcagtcactgtgtacatacattacattacttatcctgtactgatcctgagttacatcctgtattatattccagagctgcactcgctattctgctggtgcagtcactgtgtacatacattacttatcctgagttacatcctgtattatactccagagctgcactcactattctgctggtgcagtcactgtgtacatacattacattacttatcctgtactgatcctgagttacatcctgtattatattccagagctgcactcgctattctgctggtgcagtcactgtgtacatacattacttatcctgagttacatcctgtattatactccagagctgcactcactattctgcttgtggagtcactgtgtacatacattacttatcctgtacttatcctgagatacatcctgtattatactccagagctgcactcactattctgctgatgcagtcactgtgtacacagaaTGCTGGGTAATTTCATCTCTGAAGACTGCAGAAATTGGAATGCAGCTCTTGAGTATAATATTGACAAGTAGTCTTCTATTGTCTGGCAGTTCTCAACCAAGAATACATAGGGGTACCGTATATCACGACTCTGCAGTGGATGTAATGGCAGACGGTGTGAACGCCCCTTTAGGGTCACACATAGTAGGTCAGCAATGCTCCGTGTCCTAGGTGATAAACCAATAAGGGTGGGGGCGGTTTCTCAAGAGGCTCCGTCATCTGCGCCTTATCAGTAAAAGGTTGGCGTTGTGCTGGTGGGAGTAgttgtgtcagcagcatcagaacTGAGGGCTAAAGACATGCCGGGGCAGTCTCTTAAAGGGACAGTTCACCTTCAAATGGCTAAAATTCACTTGGTTTAAAATCGGTTCATGATTAAGGCAGCGACCTTAGATGAAAATGAAATGAACATATTAAAGAAATTGTCTAGTATAAGAAATACCTGGCTGCTTTCTGCCTAAAACAGCGCCACACATGTCCACAGGTTATGTCGGGTATTGCTCCCCCAcccacccattgaagtgaaaggggatgagctgcaatactgcTCACGAACAGCACAGGTGTTTCAAAATTGTAAAGGTTCACATCCAAAAAGGGggcaaatataataaaatatatatatattttttttttacggaattGGATCTCCCATTTTCTGAGCTCCAAGTCCCCTGCTTCCCTTCACCCGACCATGGAATGACATGATGAAATTCTGACTGCCTGCGGTCGCCAACAGATGGCGCTCACTGCCTCTGTATTTGTACAGTTCCCATTGAGCTGCATTGAAGCTGTATAACTGTATAGGCagtgagcgcccccccccccccccctagtggtGGTGACAGGTAATGCCGTGTTATGGAGTTCTGTGGTAGATACCTGACTGACTGTGTCATCTATTCCAGGACAGGAAGCTTCTGGCCACAGCTCAGCAAATGCTTCAGGACAGCCGGATAAAAACGGAGTTACTCCGCATGCAGATCGTGAAGTTAACACAGTCCCCGGGGGCGGCATCTGACCTTAACGACTCGGACACGCTGTCGCCCCTGGAGTTGCGACTGGAGGAGCTGAGGCGGCACTTGCGAGTGGAAGCGGCGGTTGCAGAGGGAGCAAAGAACGTGGTGAAGTTGCTGGGTGGACGCAAACTGCAGGATCGGAAGGCTTTGGCGGAGGTGAGAAAAAGCGCCTCCTTCActcacaggttgtgtctggtttTGCAGCTCGGCTCCTTTGCCAAACAATACCACATGCAGCCTGTGGGACAGGGGTGGCGCTATTTTTGCAATAAAAACCCAAGTTTTTCCTAGTCCtgtacagcccctttaaggtGGCTGTGTCTGGTTTCCGTCCGTCTCCACAGGCCCAGTCACGACTACACGAGTCCAGCCAGAAGATCGACCTCCTCCGCCTGGCCCTGGAGCGCTGCTTGTCTGAGCTCCCCTCCGGACACCCCAAACAGCTGCTCATCAAACAGGATCTGCAGAGCTGTCCTACCGCGGGCGGCGTCTGGGGAAAGGAGCAAAGCCTGGGCCAGACCCTCACCCCTCTCATCAAGCCGACGGCCCTGACGGGTACCTGGGggggatgtcattagggggcagTATTCTAGATCCTGGTGGGGTGGGGTAGGATTCCTAGTGTTCCCTGTGTTTTCTCTGCACAGGAACTCTGGAGATCCACATCTTGGGCTGTCAGGGGCTGCTGGAGTCGGTTCCTGGACGTTCTAGGGCGACGTCCGGTCACGAAAGTCCTAACGAGGCGAAGAACTTCATGCGTTACCGGGCTGGAGGAAGCAGTCATGGACGAGGCGGATCTGGAAGATACTTACGGACGGATGAGCTCTGCGGTAACATCTTGTCTTCCATGTTTAGTATGTAAGGGAGCTGAGATTTATTAAAGGGGAATTTCACCTAATTGTATCTTCTGTGGGTCATGGAGGTATCACTGCTGGGGCCCCTTCTTGCATTCTCACCAACGCCCTAAGTTGCAACCTTTAAGTCTTTCACACTCTGCACCATAATAGTACGATGTAGTTCCCACCTTACCATTACGGTAATGCCCACGCCATTGATTGAGGGTGCCATCTAtaatacacagcagacaccctgcTCTAATGGCCGGGATCAGAGTGAACTCCATTCCTGGCCATATAACCCCCTTGGATGCCATGGTTGGAGAGGGGGAAGGGCTCCCTCTCACTCCTGCCGGCTCCTCGTCGGGGGGCGCCACCCTGCCGGCTCCTCGTCGGGGGGCGCCACATGTTTACCGCTGCATGACCCCTTTTATCTTCCATAGGAGAGGTGATGTGCCTCCTCAAGGTCGATAACAAGCCAGTCACTCATACTAACTGGGGACCAGTTCACAACCAGTGCTGGGATCAGAGGTTCACTATCGAGCTGGAGCGGGTAAGTCCAGACatggacacctttgtgcactCTTTCCTATATCCTTTCCACCATTCTTTCTTTTCATCCCACAGTCCAGGGAGTTGCAGCTGTCCGTGCATTGGCGAGACTGGCGGGAGCTGTGCGCCATCCGCTTCATACGTCTGGAGGACTTTCTGGACAATGAGCGGCACGGGGTTTGCCTGCAGCTGGAGCCACAAGGGATGCTGTTTGCTGAGGTAAAGGGTCTAAGGCAGTGGAGAGCCCCTGGGTCACTTAATTGTAGCATCTACCTTTTAGGGACCTGTCGGCAGGTGCTCACGTCAGCCATACTggttagcacccagctttcccaggctgaGTGGGCAGTGTGTGTGACCGGTCCGCTCGTTTATTCCAGATCATGTTCTGTAACCCCGTGATCGAGAGGAGAGGCAAAGTCCAGAGGCAAAAACGCATATTCCCAAAGCAGAAAGGTAAGTGTCCTCTCCTGGCCTTAGGGTGCGGCTTCTTGCCAGAACGTTCCAGATAAACTTTCATCTGTTTCTTGTCTTTTTTAGGAAATGATTTCCTCAGGGCCACCCAAATGAACATAAATTTTGCAACCTGGGGACGACTGATGATGAGCATCCTACCTCCGTGCGGCACCGTGACTTCTCTTAGCCCACCGCTACCCAGTTCTAGCGATACCCAGGTTGATCCCATAGACAGGTGGGCCCTCACCATTTTGTCTCTTGCTCCTAGTATCAAGATCTCCAGCTTGGCTCTTTAGCTGTagtgacactacaactcccagcatgcccacggCAGCTGGAAAGCCAGGTTGGAGATCACTACTCTAGATGGGGTGCGGCCATTGCTTCACTTAGTTGACGGGTAGGGGGTTGCTGCCTGGCCCTCACTACATGCAATAGACACCACTGATTGCAATGGGCACCCTACCATCATGATGTATGGACGGTGGTCTCCCATCGGCAAGACGTCCCCCATTAAAATTTAAAGCGCAGATTCAATTGTCATATTTTGGGTGATGATAGGGGCGGCGTAAATTGGCAACTTTTTGGTTCCCAGCCAAGTAGCCCATCCTCTTTTACAtggagctctttttttttttttttaactttcccctTATCGTCTGTCTTCCGTGCAGCACTTTCCCGGTAAAGAAATTGATCTTCAGCGATGACCCTTCAACTAAGCCACCACCACCCAAACCTCCCCGCGTGTTCCTCCCGCTGGAACCTGAAAAAGAAGCGTCTCCCACAGACTCTTGTAAGGCTCCCGTAAAGGTGTGTGCATGACAGAACCGATAATGACGCCATTTCTAACCCATAGACCACCAGGTTCTAGATCAGATCATCACCTGACACGTCATATAGATGGCCTCAGACTATGCACCCCCTCCAATTCccacccctccaatgcaccattGTGAGCGTTCTGTTGGACATATCCAGACATCTCTAAGCAGCACCAAAGGGCTTCACAGGCAGTCTAAATGCCCCCTAATGGATTTTGGTGGAAGTCTATGCTCCAAATTTGTGGACCCCCCCAATGATATCTTATGACCCATCAGAAAAGGTTTTTATGTGGACACtttgtgaaactataactcccagcatgccctattcAATACATTGGGATTTTTGAGAAGATCAGAGCAAAAGTGCATGTtgggaggttgctgacccctgatgtGATCACGGAATTTATGACCTTTTTGCTTTCTTCCTGTTCTAGTCCAAGAAGCGCATCCACTCAGAGGACGGAGGGACCCCGAGCTCTGCTGAACCCCAAAAGCTTCTCAGGTTATTACAGCCGCTTATAATTTTATATAATGATATTGTGTAAAGGGGCAGATAGCAAAAAGTTACCctttggggacactatggggtttATGAATAGGGTGACCCCAGCCTATCAAGTGGGTGCATCCCTTTCCTCCACCTTACACACTGTGAACCCCACAGATAGGGGTAAGAGTGAAGGTGAAGTGTTgatgatttgggcctctcgcgtCGGGAGGTGGTGGGGCATTTCGACGATTTCTGCAGAATCCTGGGTGCATCGGGCCTTTAACCAGAAAGTCATGGAAGTTGTTGCTCATTGTGTGTGCATATGTTCATACAGGAAAAGGGTGCTTCAGCTGGATGACTTCACCTGCGTATCTGTGCTGGGCAAGGGGCATTTCGGGAAGGTGAGTGCCATACTATATTACTGTGAATTCTGAGATCCGGGAATAAATGGGCTTGACAATTACAAAAGATAACATGCAGAGTAAAGTAAGTAATAGTCACCAAAGCCATGGACAAATGAGCGAGCTCCCCATCCACCAGTTCCCAGGTTCAGCCGacaagactaatgtgtatggggacctttAGGCTGGCCttaaaacacatgcatgctcaaccAAACCAAGCATTAAGTAAGAAGGAGAGCTAAGCTCCTGCCAGGACCTTTTGTGGCCGCTTATCTCCCTTGAAAACAAACGATCAGGCAAGTGGGAGATGTCCAATCCTTAGGGGAGAGTTAGGGGAGAATCCTAAGGCTGGTTCAACCAATTTTGTCATATTTAGCACTAAAATTGACGGTACCTGTAGCCACTCTGACATTAATCCGGTTTGGTTCCATGTTTTTTCAGGTACTTCTTGCCGAGTATAAGAAGACGGGAAAGCTGTATGCCATCAAAGCGCTGAAGAAGCGAGAGATCGTGAGCCGAGATGAGTTCGAAAGGTAGGAATTTTACCTTCAACGTAGAGATCTTTATATCTTCTGCCTTTTCCGGCCCTAAACCTTACTTACCTTACAAATTTTGCATTGTTCCATCGCTGCCGGTTATTGGGGGTCCCATGAAGAAAGACACCGCAGACAGCAGTTGACTATCGCAGGTGGATGACACCAGGAAGTAGTGAGGGATCCTAGACTTGGTGCCAAAGCTTAGTCCATTGATGACAGCATCTTTGCTTACTTGCTTCTACTTGTGGGGGGCTGCCGCTGGGAAACCCGACACTCGGCTGTTATTACAGCTCCTGGGGACTCCTGGGTTTTCAGTGCTCTGTACCACGACTGTCTTTATAATGGTGACCCCCAAATTTCATTCTAGCTAACACCTTACCCTGCACCTTGACCGCAGTCCCTGATCCTTCTGACCTCGCTCCTTTCTTTCAGTTTGCAGTGTGAGAAGCGGATCTTTGAGGTGGTGAATTCTTCTGATCACCCGTTCTTGGTGAACCTTTTTGGATGCTTCCAGACCTCAGCGCATGCGTGTTTTGTCATGGAGTACATGCCGGGCGGAGACCTGATGATGCACATACATGAAAATATCTTCTCGCTACCTGCAACAAGGTAAAGGCGCCCATACACCAtcaatagctgttggccgaaTGGTCGATCGTCCGACTCTCCCTCCCCcattacacatgcatgctcggtttGGCTCAGCATACATGTGTTTTCAATGGCAAGAGAGGAGAAacccacacacatatacagttccaagaaaaagtatgtgaaccctttggaatgatatggatttctgcacaaattggtcataaaatgtgatctgatcttcatctaagtcacaacaatagacaatcacagcctgcttaactaataacatagtaacatagtacataaggccgaaaaaagacatttgtccatccagttcggcctgttatcctgcaagttgatccagagggggaataaaaaaaattactttccgactccaatcaaaAAATCTCCCTGGatccccgacccctctctagtagctatagcctgtaatattattaccctccagaaatacatccaggcccctcttgaattcctttattgtactccc from Bufo gargarizans isolate SCDJY-AF-19 chromosome 9, ASM1485885v1, whole genome shotgun sequence harbors:
- the PKN3 gene encoding serine/threonine-protein kinase N3 isoform X2 — translated: MAASSLWRRTPNKATKRVKALDGVVSPDHCIFDQSLDPRQRRVEALKRQLHIENKVRQGAENIIQMFSSGASKDRKLLATAQQMLQDSRIKTELLRMQIVKLTQSPGAASDLNDSDTLSPLELRLEELRRHLRVEAAVAEGAKNVVKLLGGRKLQDRKALAEAQSRLHESSQKIDLLRLALERCLSELPSGHPKQLLIKQDLQSCPTAGGVWGKEQSLGQTLTPLIKPTALTGTLEIHILGCQGLLESVPGRSRATSGHESPNEAKNFMRYRAGGSSHGRGGSGRYLRTDELCGEVMCLLKVDNKPVTHTNWGPVHNQCWDQRFTIELERSRELQLSVHWRDWRELCAIRFIRLEDFLDNERHGVCLQLEPQGMLFAEIMFCNPVIERRGKVQRQKRIFPKQKGNDFLRATQMNINFATWGRLMMSILPPCGTVTSLSPPLPSSSDTQVDPIDSTFPVKKLIFSDDPSTKPPPPKPPRVFLPLEPEKEASPTDSCKAPVKSKKRIHSEDGGTPSSAEPQKLLRKRVLQLDDFTCVSVLGKGHFGKVLLAEYKKTGKLYAIKALKKREIVSRDEFESLQCEKRIFEVVNSSDHPFLVNLFGCFQTSAHACFVMEYMPGGDLMMHIHENIFSLPATRFYSACVVLGLQFLHQNKIIYRDLKLDNLLMDASGFVKIADFGLCKEGMGYGDRTSTFCGTPEFLAPEVLTDTSYTYAVDWWGLGVLIYEMLVGECPFPGDDEEEVFDSIVNEEVRYPRFLAKEAINIIRKLLRKTPDRRLGAGVGDAEEIKTQPFYQEMDWEVLYARKLQPPFVPALNDPFDVRNFDEEFTGQKPVLSPSDDPRPLTAADQILFQDFDFVSDLLLGEKK
- the PKN3 gene encoding serine/threonine-protein kinase N3 isoform X1 — its product is MSLKMEIRNGGSLILDPGFQQQLEDSREQLKREIQRELKIKEGAENLRKVSTDKKHQGHVESQLKASNRRLQELHRQLQELNGRIVIMEKDTKQDGVVSPDHCIFDQSLDPRQRRVEALKRQLHIENKVRQGAENIIQMFSSGASKDRKLLATAQQMLQDSRIKTELLRMQIVKLTQSPGAASDLNDSDTLSPLELRLEELRRHLRVEAAVAEGAKNVVKLLGGRKLQDRKALAEAQSRLHESSQKIDLLRLALERCLSELPSGHPKQLLIKQDLQSCPTAGGVWGKEQSLGQTLTPLIKPTALTGTLEIHILGCQGLLESVPGRSRATSGHESPNEAKNFMRYRAGGSSHGRGGSGRYLRTDELCGEVMCLLKVDNKPVTHTNWGPVHNQCWDQRFTIELERSRELQLSVHWRDWRELCAIRFIRLEDFLDNERHGVCLQLEPQGMLFAEIMFCNPVIERRGKVQRQKRIFPKQKGNDFLRATQMNINFATWGRLMMSILPPCGTVTSLSPPLPSSSDTQVDPIDSTFPVKKLIFSDDPSTKPPPPKPPRVFLPLEPEKEASPTDSCKAPVKSKKRIHSEDGGTPSSAEPQKLLRKRVLQLDDFTCVSVLGKGHFGKVLLAEYKKTGKLYAIKALKKREIVSRDEFESLQCEKRIFEVVNSSDHPFLVNLFGCFQTSAHACFVMEYMPGGDLMMHIHENIFSLPATRFYSACVVLGLQFLHQNKIIYRDLKLDNLLMDASGFVKIADFGLCKEGMGYGDRTSTFCGTPEFLAPEVLTDTSYTYAVDWWGLGVLIYEMLVGECPFPGDDEEEVFDSIVNEEVRYPRFLAKEAINIIRKLLRKTPDRRLGAGVGDAEEIKTQPFYQEMDWEVLYARKLQPPFVPALNDPFDVRNFDEEFTGQKPVLSPSDDPRPLTAADQILFQDFDFVSDLLLGEKK